In Numenius arquata chromosome 1, bNumArq3.hap1.1, whole genome shotgun sequence, the DNA window TCACGCCCCCCTCCCAAGCACCACCAGTGACTCGCATCATCCAGAAACATTCAGAAGATAAGCCTGTTTTCCTTAAGCACTGGCCCAACCCCCATGTTCAGTGAAGCAATCTCTCCCTCTTCATACTGCTAGCCATCTATTGAACCTCGCAATGAAAGTTCCTTTTTCTgcactttcttcttccccttgtaTGGCTTGTTCCAGCTTTTAGGGTCTGTCCTTGCTTTTTGCCTccatgaaaacagaaggaagaccTCAGAAGAAATCTCCCCACTCTCCAGTGCACAATGCCTCCCACTGGATTGTGACTCTGTCCCCACTTGGTTTCTCTTGCAGATCATCCGGAGCTTCTTCAACAGAACCCTGTCAGAACGGAGTGGGCAGGCTGTCTCCCCAGAGCTCCTCACATCTCTGTGGTCCCTTTCTGTGGCCATATTCTCTGTAGGAGGTATGATTGGCTCCTTCTCAGTCAGCCTGTTCGTCAACAGATTTGGCAGGTAAGTTGGGAAGAGGGATCCAAGcctttagggattttttttttttcccttctacaatGGTTTGTTGGGAGGAAGAGGGCACACgtagaaggaagggaggaggaggaggtggctgtggAGGAAGCAAGAATGCGTGGCCCGCAAAAAGAAAGGGTGGCAGGCCAAGGCAGAATAAGTCTGTTCTCCTCCTGGGGAATCATAGGTAGTTTACCCCTCTCCCAATGATTTTCCCACTGTATTGCCAGTTTAAGCTCAGTCTTGACATCTTTACCCTGGCAGGAGGAACTCCATGCTACTGGTGAACATCTTGGCCTTTGCTGGTGGCACTCTCATGGCCTTCTCTAAAATGGCAAAGGCGGTGGAGATGCTGATTCTTGGTCGCTTCATTATTGGCCTCTTCTGTGGTCTCTGCACTGGCTTTGTGCCCATGTACATCAGTGAGGTCTCGCCCACCAGTGTTCGTGGAGCCTTTGGCACCCTCAACCAGCTGGGCATTGTTGTGGGCATCCTGGTGGCCCAGGTAGGCTAGATAACCTGATCCATCCCTCAGgggaaaggaggggtgggggaggttgAGGTGGGATGCACTTACCTTCAAGTGCAGTATGCTCTCCTGTCAATACTGGTTTGGGTAAGGAACTGGAGTATTTAAATCGCTCTATTTCTCTCCAATTCTTGGTGTAGATCTTTGGCCTGGAGGGAATCATGGGGACTGAAGCCCTTTGGCCACTGCTTTTGGGGTTCACAATCCTTCCAGCAATCCTGCAGTGCGTGGCTcttcttttctgccctgagagccCCCGTTTCCTATTGATCAAcaagatggaggaagagaaagcgCAAGCAGGTAAGAACGCATCTCTGAAGGGGCAGGGCTGTATTCTGGCTCCTAGCCTGCCCTGAACTTGAGTGGGAGGCTAGGGCTGAGTCTGGAGCCTGTGGTGGATCAGGGTGTGACTCCCAGAGGGCACCAGACCTACCCTCCCATCCTCTGGGCTGCACCAGTGCCAGGAAGGGTGAGAAACCTGGCATCCCAACAGAGGCTCCAGGTGGGATTAAGGTGTGAGGAGTGGCACCTGCTCTGGTGGGATGTGACAgggccagctcctgcagctgtcGGCTCCTCCTGAAAGGCCGGGAATAGGCTGATGTTTAACAAGGAGCTCGGAGGGTGTTTCCCTCTCGTATGGCAGAGGCCTGGAGTCAGCTCTGGCAAGCGTGTGTGCAGGAATTAGGGATCAAATGTAAGTCTGGAGATCAAGCAACATGAGCAGGGCCTGGGCCTGGTTTCCATGCTGATCGCAACACCCCGACCTCTGGGTTGAAAAGATGAGCAAGGCTGCATGTGGAGGCTTGGTCTTTCCTATGGAGCAGGCCCAAACACTGACTGGCAGGTAGTCCAGACTTCCCAGTGTGTCCTCCCTAAAATAGCAGGGCAGGGTTGGGGGAACCTACTGGCCATGGGTGTATTATACctgacacttttttctttttttttattcctacctCCAGTTCTCCAGAAGCTCCGTGGGACACAGGATGTGTCTCAAGACATCCTGGAGATGAAAGAAGAGAGTGCTAAAATGtcccaggaaaagaaagcaactgtGCCAGAGCTCTTCCGTTCTCCAAACTACCGTCAAGCCATTATCATTGCCATCATGCTGCAACTCTCCCAACAGCTCTCGGGCATCAATGCTGTGAGTTGTCTTCTGTCCCATCTGCTGGGCCTCCCTTATCTTTGGCTACACTTTGCACTTGCCGCTAATGTTGAGAGAACTCTGCTTCCAAAAACCTCTTTGCACCTTGACTGGAGTTTGCTCTTTTGTCACGCTGCAGAGATTGCTAAGCTGGTTTCCCCCCACACACCCTGGCAAGACATTGCAGTCTTGCATCAAGTGAATGAACCTTGATGggaagcatgcttttttttttatactgttaaGTGCTTATTATAAACTCCCTGTTGGGCCTGCAAGCTTTTAGGCAGAGAATGAGGGACGTGCTCTCAAACACTGGAATCATGATGGTGTCCAACTTTTGCTTCTCTCCCCAGGTATTCTATTATTCTACAGGGATTTTTGAAAGAGCTGGTATCACGCAGCCTGTGTATGCCACTATCGGAGCTGGCGTGGTAAACACAGTCTTCACGGTTGTGTCGGTAAGTGGAACAGGGCCTTATGGTGAGAGGTAACTTGTCTGCCTGGGCTTTTTTTGGAGATGTGACTGAAGACAAGTAAGCAGGCTGTAGCAAAGCATTAGGCTAGGCAATGGCCtataacagcaaaggaaagaatgCATTAAAAGCAttgtgggaggagaggaggggagaaagaggtACTATTTTAGAAGAAAGGGAGGGTGAGAATGAGTGAGTGCATGGCAGCGGGGTGGGGAGTGGAGGGGGTGGTGGAAACTAGAGAAGGCAGTAGGAAGAACCAGAGAGGAAACAATTACGCCAAGAATGGGGCAGCCTGGTGACCTGCCCTGAGATCACCACTGGCTCTGAGGGCTACAGGCATATAAAAGAAAGAGGTGCGGGGCACACTGAGCAAAGGGAGCCTCTTCAGCTCTTGCTACCAAagtcacagattatttttttttttttctccttctgccgTGTTTCTAGCTGTTTCTGGTGGAGCGTGCAGGGCGCAGGACCCTCCATTTAGTTGGCTTGGGTGGCATGGCAGTGTGTGCTGTTCTCATGACCATTGCTTTAGCTCTGAAGGTGAGTAATTAGTGTTCTTGTCCGGGCTGACCCCCCCAGCAGGGCACCTGTAAGATCATACAGCTGCCTTGCCCTGCAGTTCTGCCCTGTAGGCAGGTACAGCTGGGGCTAGAATTGAGAGCACAGCTTCCTAACTACAGAAACTGCCACAGTGTTAACAGTACAGCTGAAAAAGTTGTGACGCTGGAGATGGGATTGTGCTGTGCCATGTTTGCCTGAAATTGCAGCTGATCATGTCTTGTTCCCTTGCAGGATGTTGTGCAGTGGATCAGATACATCAGCATTGTTGCCACTTTTGGCTTTGTGGCTCTCTTTGAGATTGGCCCTGGCCCTATTCCCTGGTTCATTGTGGCAGAACTCTTCAGCCAGGGCCCACGGCCTGCAGCCATGGCAGTGGCTGGTTGTTCCAACTGGACCTCTAATTTCTTGGTGGGAATGCTCTTCCCTTATGCAGAGGTAAGGACCCAGTTTTCAAAGCGGTAAGAGTGCTGCAGCATTGGAATAGGTGTCCAGAGTAGTTGTAGAATCTCCACCCTTGGAGGCTTTTAAAACATGACTGTATGACCCTTAACTTGATCTCTCCTTGAAGTtgtccctgctttgagcagaaggctGGTCAGTGTTCAGAGGTCCTTGATTCTGTGTTCTGATTGTTACTGAAGGTCAAGTGTTGTGGCTCACTTTATATGCTGCTGTCTTAACTGCTTGTAGCTTACAAATGTTTGGAAGAGCCATCTGAATTAGGACATCAAACTCTCCCTTTAAAAATCTCGATTTTGGTCACCCCCAGGAATGAATGTAGAAGTACTTCAGAAGCCCACAGGAAcctgatttcattttaaacattgcTGTGTTGAGAAAAAGGCAGTAAGGGCATTGTTGGAGGAAGATGATAGAATTTTGACCTGTCGACAGTATACATTTAGGTCtatgagcttttaaaattaaaacttactGCTTTTGTCATCCCTGCAGAAACTGTGTGGCTCCTATGTGTTCCTCATCTTCCTTGTTTTCCTGGTCATCTTCTTTGTCTTCACATTCTTCAAAGTCCCAGAGACCAAGGGCAGGACTTTTGAAGACATCTCCAGGGGCTTTGAAGGACGAGCAGAAGCCAGCCCCACGTCACCTGCAGAGAAGAACCCCATGGTGGAGCTGAACAGTGTACAACCTGACAAAGAAGTTGCCTAAGATTCATGACACATCCTTCGACTCTGACATCCTTAAAGAGTCATTAAAGGAATGAGCAAAGAAAACCATGAGAACTgggacattttttcccctcttcccctcaactgctgctattttcttctttgcaCCCACATATTCTCCCATTCTGCCAGGCTTACCAACATTAAGCAAATCTGATATGGGTGATCCCATTTTCCAGTACCGGAAGGCACCTGgcacttgcaaaaatatttt includes these proteins:
- the LOC141465384 gene encoding solute carrier family 2, facilitated glucose transporter member 3, with protein sequence MDAKKKITAPLIYAVGIAAIGSLQFGYNTGVINAPEKIIRSFFNRTLSERSGQAVSPELLTSLWSLSVAIFSVGGMIGSFSVSLFVNRFGRRNSMLLVNILAFAGGTLMAFSKMAKAVEMLILGRFIIGLFCGLCTGFVPMYISEVSPTSVRGAFGTLNQLGIVVGILVAQIFGLEGIMGTEALWPLLLGFTILPAILQCVALLFCPESPRFLLINKMEEEKAQAVLQKLRGTQDVSQDILEMKEESAKMSQEKKATVPELFRSPNYRQAIIIAIMLQLSQQLSGINAVFYYSTGIFERAGITQPVYATIGAGVVNTVFTVVSLFLVERAGRRTLHLVGLGGMAVCAVLMTIALALKDVVQWIRYISIVATFGFVALFEIGPGPIPWFIVAELFSQGPRPAAMAVAGCSNWTSNFLVGMLFPYAEKLCGSYVFLIFLVFLVIFFVFTFFKVPETKGRTFEDISRGFEGRAEASPTSPAEKNPMVELNSVQPDKEVA